The DNA region TTGTACATAACTCTTACTTTTGGTTAATAAAATCTTAATTACCAAAAAGAGAACTCCAAGATCTTAAGTTTATTATTTACATTTTGTGTTCAACAATGTATAATTTTTCTCTAATGTGGTTAATCTTTATATAATTTATAGTTATACACTTAGTAAAATCTCATTCTATCTTTTGGTATAAATGGCTAGTCGTAGGTATATTCTAATTGCTTCTttggaattaaaaagaaaactgAAATTGACGAAGAAGAACACGAAAATTTTAGGAGCTTAATCATTGGATACTCCAAGTTGTATAAGCAACTATGCTTCAAAGCAATTACAAACTTGTTGACTTTAGCAAATCAAGCCACTATCACGGATTCACCGAAGAGCTCAGTAACCTGATGCCAAGTACCTGTCTATTTCCAGTACTGTGGTTTGTTATATCGTCGTGATAATGACTTAACATTATTGAGTAGTAAAAGACTTTTGAATGTGAAATATCGACGCGTTCATTCTACAAATTAAAGAAGCAACATAAAGTAACGGCCACAAATTCATTTCCGTAAATGCAGGAATCATTGACAATTTATAGGCATTTAAAAAGATTgacaaaaaatatgaaattcttTGACTTGCCATGTGAAAACGGCAAGGATTTCCCATTCTGTTTTCATGGGTTGCTTTTATTTGATCCAATCACCATGTTGTCTGTTCTTTTTCCTATTCGGggtatgttatttttattgcagtCTCAATAATCTAAATTTACATTGTATAAGGCTTAATAAAATGATAAGCGTGATTTTTCCGTATCTAGGGATAACACTTCCTATCATTATTTTTTCTATATCCACCCGAGACATCTGATAAGGATGAAGAGATCCAATCATACCACCACAATATTCGTggtcatgttgtcggttatacttaATGTATAAATTCTTAACACCTCCTCTTTTCTTAAATCTTTTCTTTCCGGTATCTTTTTGCTCTTTCGAAATTTTAAGGAAATTGATCGGATAAAAAACTTAGCTTCGcttgggaaaaaagaaaaaaaaaagggttaaatttaatggcatttttttttctaaggggTGTCAACACTTGAAGAAGTGAACAAATGAATAAAATCGTATAATAATAAGGGgcttaatttttatatttatacctaatatttttattttttttgttatcaTCTAAATCTACATATTTAGCAAAAAAATTGGAGGAGCACCGAGTTGGACATAGCACATCTGCCCCTACGTTAAAAAGGTATGGGAATATATTTGGCCGCCCAATCAATGACGATATCTAGAAGTTAGCGAGGAAGTTGGACCTTATGCCTAAACCTTTAGGATAGTATTTAAATTAGAATGTTGAAGTCCAACACAAAGAAGAATAACTAACAAATACTACTACGAGAGAGGAAAATCTTCAACTGtttcaaaacaagaaaaaaaaaaaaacacaagggAAATAAACCATGGAAAAGATGCCCATATTCTTGTCTGCACTTTGCATCTTTTCTATGGTTTCTCCCACCTTAGAAATGATGCAAAGTGCGTACACAAATATGGGCAATATGACGGAAAGATGGAGGCTTCTTAGTGGGAGTAACAATTGGGAAGGCTTATTAGATCCACTAGACAGTGATCTTCGTCGGTACCTCATTCACTATGGAGAAATGGCCCAAGCAACCCGAGACGCCTTCAACACCAACAAGATGTCAAAGTATGCTGGAAGTTGCAAATACTCTAAGAAGAACCTCTTCTCTCAAACGGGGATTGAGATATCGAATCCGTTCAAGTATGATGTGACCAAATATATCTACGCGACATCATCTATACAAGTTCCAGAAGCATTCATTATTAAATCATTGTCGCGGGAAGCTTGGAGTAAAGAGTCAAATTGGGTTGGTTTTGTTGCTGTGGCTACTGATGAGGGGAAAATTGCATTAGGAAGAAGGGATATAGTGATAGTTTGGAGAGGAAGTGTTCAGACAATTGAATGGCttaatgattttgattttattcaaGTCTCAGCCCCTacaatttttggtgaaaaatcaGTTCCCAAAGTTCATCGTGGTTGGCATTCTGTTTATACTTCTGACGATTTGCGATCACCATTCAATAAGGCCAGTGCTAGAGACCAGGTAAATTCATCATCCTCCAACAAGAAACGAGActtttttgg from Lycium ferocissimum isolate CSIRO_LF1 chromosome 2, AGI_CSIRO_Lferr_CH_V1, whole genome shotgun sequence includes:
- the LOC132044465 gene encoding phospholipase A1-II 1-like, with product MEKMPIFLSALCIFSMVSPTLEMMQSAYTNMGNMTERWRLLSGSNNWEGLLDPLDSDLRRYLIHYGEMAQATRDAFNTNKMSKYAGSCKYSKKNLFSQTGIEISNPFKYDVTKYIYATSSIQVPEAFIIKSLSREAWSKESNWVGFVAVATDEGKIALGRRDIVIVWRGSVQTIEWLNDFDFIQVSAPTIFGEKSVPKVHRGWHSVYTSDDLRSPFNKASARDQVLGEVQRLVEQYKNEEISITVTGHSMGSALATLNAGDIIFNGINKGFPVTAFLFASPRVGDENFKRTLSKLQNLRALRVRNAPDIVPTYPLLGYSDVGVELAVDTRKSGYLKGPGDQSSWHNMDCYLHGVAGTQGSKGGFKLEVERDISLINKYLDALKDEYGVPASWWIEKNKGMVQQQNGSWVLMDHEVDDF